The sequence ATCAAAACTTAACAACGCGTTGTAATAATAACCCAGATTTATCAAACTGTTTCAGCCTAAATGGGAATTCTGTCATAAATGTTAAATTTAGGTAAGATGGGGAAAAACACGTTCTAGGCATTTAAAAAGGTTTGGTAAAACACAAGGTATATCTGTTTATCATTATCAAGAAATAGTTTATTTGACAGACACCATAATTTAAAAGGCTGTGTTTTCACAAGGATACCCTTCCTTTTTGGTGCCTCAAAGTCGCCTGAAGGCTTAAGTCCAGAGTCTTTTTAAACGCCTTTACCTGAACATTTGAATATGTCCTTATGACTGTTGTAGTTTGTCTTCACTAAATTCCTGTGTCTTTCATTTTAGAGTTTGCAACTCTCACTTTACGATCAATTGTCACTTAGAAGCAACTCTTACTTTACGAGCAACTCTCACTTTACGAGCAACTCGGAAATTGCACTACTCCTCGTTGTTTCCAACTCACAACTCGTGTTTAAAACAAACACGTAACCTGCAACAAATAATTGTTAACCGCCAACTCGCAACCTGTGAGTTTTCTATTGTAACACATTTTCATCACGGACTCCCAGAGAAAAAGATTTGGCTAATATTTTTCTCGATCCTAATAAGTTTTTTGGGCCTGATAACAGTTTATTTCATTACCTGGTTTGGTTGACGTTTTGACAATTTTTGTTCAATGCGCTAACTCCCTCTCCCCCTCCCCCATGGTAACTCCCTCTTGCGTTTTCCCTTTAGAAACTTTAATAACTTCGTGTACAACTTGTGTCTAGATTATGTCAATATCCCTCTTTGTGATTCTATAGCACGCTAATATCCATTATCGTTAAGTTTTCTATACGTATAGAAGTTTTCTAAACTCTTCAATACGTAGAACATTAACATGCGATGAAACTCCCCTTTTGGCTTTATCAGCATTTATCAGCATTTATTAGCATTTATCAGCATTTATCAGCATTATTTTTACTACGGTTAAATGGACACAAGAGTTTCTCCCCAGACATAGAAAAAATCTCACCGCGAATTGACGTAAAAAGAAATAGCGTCAAATTATACCAGAAAAGGTCTAAACTCAGCTGGTTGAGAAATCAAACGCAAGTGAATTACTATtgagaaaacaaaatattaccTGGTTTCGGAGTAATCCTGTTGCGAGCTTTATTATGCGCCATTGTTACGTTAAAGTGTCCCCAGTTGATATAACTCTTTCCGTAGCCAACGAAATTACCCAGTAGAAGGTAGTCCGTCGATAAAAAAGAAGACACTGTGACAACAACGTACAATACTTTGACTAGAATATTTAACCAAACTCGAAATCGTAGTTTCTGAATCGGATTAATTCTGTAATTAAAATAGTTCTGCACAATATTGTCTGCGTCTGTTGTAAACGATTTAACAGCTCTCTTTAAGCTTACTAAATCCGAATTGACTAATCTGAATATAATATAAGGGAGATAATAAAGCACAGCTAGAGCTCCAACATAAAAGGGTAGCCATTGATACTGGAGATAATACAATTTAGTCATCGGGTGACAGGATTTGTATATCCGATTCTGATCTCTTGTCTCACAAAGACGACCTAAGGAATCAATACCATTTCTTTTAATTCGAAGTGGAATACCAAAGTAACTGCTTTCGTCTAAACGATCCTTCAtctcttcataaatataaaatcCAGATATCCAACAAACGGAATGAATGAAGTCCTTCGATAACGTACTACCCTTGGGAGTCATGCATGTCACTTTATCAGAGAAATAATCAAAACCCATTATAACACTTGCCATGAGAAATATTTTCGTCATAAACACTCTGCTGAATTGATCGCAAAAACTGTCGTGTCTCGTTTTGAACTTGATTGAGATGACATCTTTTAACGCACGTACGATCACCATTACTGCATGTGTTAACTGCAAACGTATTCTTTTAATTAGTTTTGATGCAATTCAAATAGTTGATTATTTTTGTAACTTTATGTTTAACAGGAATATTTCATTATTGTCGTTATTAAGGTACTATATATTAAGATATCATCTATCAGTGTAAAGATGTCTAAAAATGTCTATAgatttatttttcaacaaagtAGATAAACAACGTAAAACAACGTTAGCAACCTTTAGGCATTTATATAATCTTTAGGTTTTTTAAAATGCTTGATGTGATTTATTTAAAGGAAGaaggaaaatataattttaacaatTCAAGAGAGAGAAGTACAATCAATGGCTAAAACGATACAGAAACTAaaagtaagtaaataaatagtaatattaaataaaaacaattttcaaatatttcattGTGTTAATTATCTTCTACTCTCGATTtgaaaacatcttcaaatgttCCAATCCACCAATCTAATTATTGCTATTCTAACCCATTCTTTCATATGATTTCTTCTTAACacgttaaaacaaacaaacaaacaaaaaataagaacaagtgCGATAAGTTCTTGAAGTTGTCTAGAGTTtacaatgtaaaaaaacatttctttactGAAGCCTCACAGCAATTTACATGAATCAGAACGAAAATTTGATATTGTTAAGCATTATTTTTCACTCccaaac is a genomic window of Hydractinia symbiolongicarpus strain clone_291-10 chromosome 14, HSymV2.1, whole genome shotgun sequence containing:
- the LOC130625129 gene encoding uncharacterized protein LOC130625129 is translated as MVIVRALKDVISIKFKTRHDSFCDQFSRVFMTKIFLMASVIMGFDYFSDKVTCMTPKGSTLSKDFIHSVCWISGFYIYEEMKDRLDESSYFGIPLRIKRNGIDSLGRLCETRDQNRIYKSCHPMTKLYYLQYQWLPFYVGALAVLYYLPYIIFRLVNSDLVSLKRAVKSFTTDADNIVQNYFNYRINPIQKLRFRVWLNILVKVLYVVVTVSSFLSTDYLLLGNFVGYGKSYINWGHFNVTMAHNKARNRITPKPGNILFSQ